The Manihot esculenta cultivar AM560-2 chromosome 11, M.esculenta_v8, whole genome shotgun sequence genome includes a region encoding these proteins:
- the LOC122725062 gene encoding AAA-ATPase ASD, mitochondrial-like, with protein MTITEMWTQLGSVIAGLMFGWAMFKQYFPDQLRGSFNRYTQRLVGFVYPYLQITFHEYTGERLKRSEVYSAIQSYLSANSSMRANKLKADVVNESHSVVLSMDDHEEITDDFNGIKIWWSSNKITPQTQSFSFYPITEGRRYFKLTVHRRYRNVITNSYIDHVIKEGKAVAVKNRQRKLYTNNPSNNWYEWKATKWSHVVFEHPASFDTLAMATKEKEEIMKDLVKFSKGKSYYAKIGKAWKRGYLLYGPPGTGKSTMIAAMANFLNYDVYDLELTTVKDNSELRKLLIETTSKSIIVIEDIDCSLDLTGQRKPKEKEEDKDGEGQDPISKKEKEEEAENKKSSKVTLSGLLNFIDGIWSACGGERIIVFTTNYVEKLDPALIRRGRMDKHIEMSYCCFEAFKVLAENYLDVESHELFAKIQNLLEETKMTPADVAENLMPKSEDEDEETCLKKLIAALEEAKEEEGRKKSEEEAKLKAEQDKEKDQPAKEDEKGKEIGIAKENGLISNGKEEISIESTKQGDS; from the coding sequence ATGACTATAACAGAGATGTGGACTCAACTAGGCTCGGTAATCGCCGGCCTAATGTTTGGTTGGGCTATGTTTAAGCAGTACTTCCCAGATCAACTCCGGGGATCTTTTAACAGATACACTCAGAGATTAGTGGGTTTTGTTTACCCTTATCTACAAATTACTTTCCATGAATACACAGGAGAACGTCTTAAGCGCAGCGAGGTCTACTCCGCCATTCAAAGCTACCTCAGCGCCAACTCTTCCATGCGTGCCAATAAGCTCAAAGCTGACGTTGTCAACGAAAGCCACTCTGTGGTTCTCAGCATGGACGATCATGAAGAGATTACTGATGATTTTAATGGGATTAAAATCTGGTGGTCTTCAAACAAAATAACCCCACAAACCCAGTCCTTTTCTTTTTACCCTATCACTGAAGGCAGGAGGTATTTCAAGCTCACAGTTCATAGACGTTACAGAAATGTTATCACCAATTCTTATATAGATCATGTTATTAAAGAAGGGAAGGCTGTTGCTGTCAAGAATCGGCAAAGAAAACTCTACACCAACAATCCCAGTAATAATTGGTATGAATGGAAAGCTACCAAGTGGAGCCATGTGGTGTTTGAGCATCCTGCAAGTTTCGATACTTTGGCAATGGCAACAAAGGAGAAGGAAGAAATCATGAAAGATCTTGTCAAGTTCAGCAAGGGGAAAAGCTACTATGCTAAGATTGGGAAGGCTTGGAAGCGTGGTTATCTCCTTTATGGTCCTCCAGGAACTGGGAAATCAACTATGATAGCTGCCATGGCTAATTTCTTGAACTATGATGTCTATGATCTTGAGTTGACTACAGTCAAGGACAATTCTGAGCTCAGAAAGCTATTGATCGAGACGACGAGCAAGTCTATAATAGTTATTGAAGATATTGATTGCTCTCTGGATCTTACAGGTCAGAGAAAGccaaaggagaaagaggaagatAAAGATGGAGAGGGGCAAGATCCAATTtccaaaaaggaaaaggaagaggAAGCTGAAAACAAGAAAAGCAGCAAGGTAACTTTATCTGGGCTGTTGAATTTTATTGATGGAATTTGGTCAGCTTGTGGAGGAGAAAGAATCATTGTGTTCACTACAAATTATGTGGAAAAGCTTGATCCTGCTTTGATCAGAAGGGGAAGGATGGATAAGCATATAGAAATGTCTTATTGTTGCTTTGAAGCATTTAAGGTTCTAGCTGAGAATTATCTAGATGTCGAATCCCATGAACTGTTTGCAAAGATTCAAAACTTGTTGGAGGAAACGAAGATGACACCAGCTGATGTTGCTGAGAATTTGATGCCAAAGTCGGAAGACGAAGACGAAGAGACATGTCTGAAGAAATTGATTGCTGCTCTAGAAGAGGCCAAGGAAGAGGAAGGAAGAAAGAAGTCTGAGGAAGAAGCAAAGTTGAAAGCAGAGCAAGACAAAGAGAAAGACCAACCAGCTAAAGAAGATGAAAAGGGTAAGGAAATTGGCATAGCTAAAGAGAATGGATTGATCTCAAATGGGAAGGAAGAAATTTCTATTGAATCTACGAAGCAGGGAGATTCGTAG